One region of Mangifera indica cultivar Alphonso chromosome 3, CATAS_Mindica_2.1, whole genome shotgun sequence genomic DNA includes:
- the LOC123211127 gene encoding collagen alpha-1(IV) chain-like isoform X1, producing the protein MSSKYLAVLFLLGIVLFITSSLADNHHDPPKNEHMPPENKSPKHKPPHGHMLVEEVDDSHKPNFPRHGGKGEKQPPQKPHFPGHGGKGEKQPPKHKPPHGHKLEEEVEDSHKPNFPGHGGKGEKKPPKEPNFPGNGGKGEKEPPQTPNFPGHGGKGEKEPPQTPNFPGHGGKGEKEPPQTPNFPGHGGKGEKKPPKEPNFPGHGGKGEKQPPKKPYFPGHGGKGEKEPPKHKPPTHGEKEPPPYHKPPYKPPSAN; encoded by the exons ATGTCTTCCAAATACTTAGCTGTGTTGTTCCTTCTTGGAATCGTTCTTTTCATCACTTCCTCACTTGCTGATAATCATCACGATCCTCCCAAAAATGAGCATATGCCACCAGAAAATAAATCACCAAAACACAAACCACCACACGGACACATGTTGGTAGAGGAGGTTGACGACTCACACAAGCCCAATTTCCCAAGACATGGTGGAAAGGGAGAGAAGCAACCACCCCAGAAGCCGCATTTCCCAGGACACGGTGGCAAGGGTGAGAAACAACCGCCGAAACACAAGCCACCGCATGGACACAAGTTGGAGGAGGAAGTTGAGGACTCACACAAGCCTAATTTCCCAGGACACGGTGGCAAGGGAGAGAAGAAACCTCCTAAAGAGCCTAATTTCCCAGGAAATGGTGGCAAGGGAGAGAAGGAACCACCCCAAACGCCTAATTTCCCAGGACATGGTGGCAAGGGAGAGAAGGAACCACCCCAAACACCTAATTTCCCAGGAC ACGGTGGCAAGGGAGAGAAGGAACCACCCCAAACACCTAATTTCCCAGGACATGGTGGCAAAGGAGAAAAAAAGCCACCCAAAGAGCCTAATTTCCCAGGGCATGGTGGCAAGGGAGAGAAGCAACCACCCAAGAAACCGTATTTCCCCGGCCACGGTGGCAAGGGCGAGAAGGAGCCACCTAAGCACAAGCCACCAACTCATGGAGAGAAGGAACCACCACCCTACCACAAGCCACCTTATAAGCCTCCATCAGCCAATTGA
- the LOC123211127 gene encoding early nodulin-75-like isoform X2 yields the protein MSSKYLAVLFLLGIVLFITSSLADNHHDPPKNEHMPPENKSPKHKPPHGHMLVEEVDDSHKPNFPRHGGKGEKQPPQKPHFPGHGGKGEKQPPKHKPPHGHKLEEEVEDSHKPNFPGHGGKGEKEPPQTPNFPGHGGKGEKEPPQTPNFPGHGGKGEKEPPQTPNFPGHGGKGEKKPPKEPNFPGHGGKGEKQPPKKPYFPGHGGKGEKEPPKHKPPTHGEKEPPPYHKPPYKPPSAN from the exons ATGTCTTCCAAATACTTAGCTGTGTTGTTCCTTCTTGGAATCGTTCTTTTCATCACTTCCTCACTTGCTGATAATCATCACGATCCTCCCAAAAATGAGCATATGCCACCAGAAAATAAATCACCAAAACACAAACCACCACACGGACACATGTTGGTAGAGGAGGTTGACGACTCACACAAGCCCAATTTCCCAAGACATGGTGGAAAGGGAGAGAAGCAACCACCCCAGAAGCCGCATTTCCCAGGACACGGTGGCAAGGGTGAGAAACAACCGCCGAAACACAAGCCACCGCATGGACACAAGTTGGAGGAGGAAGTTGAGGACTCACACAAGCCTAATTTCCCAGGACACG GTGGCAAGGGAGAGAAGGAACCACCCCAAACGCCTAATTTCCCAGGACATGGTGGCAAGGGAGAGAAGGAACCACCCCAAACACCTAATTTCCCAGGAC ACGGTGGCAAGGGAGAGAAGGAACCACCCCAAACACCTAATTTCCCAGGACATGGTGGCAAAGGAGAAAAAAAGCCACCCAAAGAGCCTAATTTCCCAGGGCATGGTGGCAAGGGAGAGAAGCAACCACCCAAGAAACCGTATTTCCCCGGCCACGGTGGCAAGGGCGAGAAGGAGCCACCTAAGCACAAGCCACCAACTCATGGAGAGAAGGAACCACCACCCTACCACAAGCCACCTTATAAGCCTCCATCAGCCAATTGA